A genome region from Glycine max cultivar Williams 82 chromosome 5, Glycine_max_v4.0, whole genome shotgun sequence includes the following:
- the LOC102660872 gene encoding uncharacterized protein: MMLLTKLTTWAVRISKDSIMEDHQDSIREVICCRAKVGDSIQGIISTKEVHLIGLLANRIESHKKSIDATIRNLEVHVGQLVKQIVERPTGTFGANTEMNTKEECKGEKDKSKTKSQLAREARRKETPSVPVKKTPYPLVPSKNDREQCFARFLDIFNKLEITIPFKEALQQIPLYTKFMKDFLKGKYVNSENIVVEGNCNVVIQRKLPHKLKDPGNVTIPCSIRDVSVGKDLLDMGARMNLMPLSMCQRIRNLKIAPTRMTLQLVDPSITRLFEVVEDVLIKVHQLTFLVDFVIMDIEEDAEIPLILG; this comes from the exons ATGATGCTGCTAACAAAGTTAACTACATGGGCAGTCAGAATCAGCAAGGATTCCATCATGGAGGACCACCAGGATTCTATCAGAGAGGTAATTTGTTGCAGGGCCAAGGTTGGAGATTCTATCCAGGGAATAATTTCAACTAAGGAGGTCCATCTCATCGGGCTCCTAGCCAATAGAATCGAATCACATAAGAAGAGTATTGATGCAACAATCAGGAATCTGGAGGTACATGTGGGTCAACTCGTGAAGCAAATTGTTGAAAGGCCAACTGGAACCTTTGGGGCCAATACTGAGATGAATACCAAAGAGGAGTGCAAG ggagaaaaagatAAGAGTAAGACCAAGAGCCAATTAGCTCGAGAGGCCAGAAGAAAGGAGACACCCTCCGTCCCAgtgaagaaaactccatatcCCTTGGTTCCATCCAAGAATGACAGGGAGCAGTGCTTTGCTCGTTTTCTTGACATCTTCAATAAGCTGGAGATCACCATTCCCTTTAAAGAGGCCTTACAGCAGATACCTTTATATACCAAATTCATGAAGGACTTCCTCAAAGGGAAATATGTCAATAGTGAGAACATAGTGGTAGAGGGCAATTGTAATGTAGTGATCCAGAGGAAGCTACCACacaagctcaaagatccaggaAATGTGACTATCCCATGCTCCATTAGGGATGTGTCCGTAGGGAAGGATCTCCTTGACATGGGAGCAAGAATGAACTTGATGCCCTTGTCCATGTGCCAAAGAATCAGAAATCTGAAGATAGCTCCTACAAGGATGACACTCCAGCTGGTAGACCCTTCCATCACAAGATTGTTCGAGGTAGTTGAAGATGTCCTGATCAAAGTACACCAACTCACTTTTTTGGTGGACTTTGTAATCATGGACATTGAAGAAGATGCTGAGATCCCCTTGATTCTGGGTTGA